One Coleofasciculus chthonoplastes PCC 7420 genomic region harbors:
- a CDS encoding leucine-rich repeat domain-containing protein gives MDKTAVIALTISTWIVGWDVAQAANPSLGSSFQEWCLNKTRLSAEARKTVEVLLEIAGTSDCKQANENLSSRTEFDLKVNQITDISPLSGLTNLIGLSLWGNQIKDVTPLSELTNLTELNLYNNQIKDVTPLSELTNLTELNLYNNQIKDVTPLSGLINLTRLILFSNQITDITPLSGLTNLTELSLDNNQIIDVTPLSGLANLTELNLYNNQITEVSLSGLTNLTELYLSNNQITEVNLSGLTNLRRLYLSTNQIIDISPLSGLTNLTELDLKYNQIKDVSPLSGLTNLTELDLKYNQIKDVSPLSGLTNLTGLYLSSNQIKDISPLSGLTNLTLLYLSDNKIKDISPLSGLINLTGLDLGSNKIKDISPLSGLINLTGLDLSSNKIKDISPLSGLTNLTWFSLDNNQITEVSLSGLTNLTELYLRNNQITDVSSLSELTNLTRLVLNNNQITDVSPLSGLTNLTVLNLSNNQITDVSLSGLTNLTVLNLSNNQITDVSPLSGLTNLTGLNLISNQITDVSILSGLTNLTVLILSNNQIKDVSPLSGLTNLRRLYLGDNPIPQQTCPVSPPDVCEF, from the coding sequence ATGGATAAAACGGCTGTCATTGCGCTAACGATTAGTACGTGGATAGTAGGATGGGATGTGGCTCAAGCGGCTAACCCTAGCTTGGGGAGTTCTTTTCAAGAGTGGTGTCTGAACAAAACCCGTTTATCGGCTGAGGCAAGGAAAACAGTGGAAGTGTTGTTAGAAATAGCCGGCACGAGTGACTGTAAACAAGCTAATGAAAACCTATCAAGTCGCACTGAGTTTGACCTCAAGGTTAATCAAATAACAGATATCAGTCCTCTGTCTGGACTTACCAATCTGATTGGGCTTTCCCTCTGGGGTAACCAAATAAAAGATGTCACTCCTCTATCTGAACTTACAAATCTGACAGAGCTTAACCTCTACAACAACCAAATAAAAGATGTCACTCCTCTATCTGAACTTACAAATCTGACAGAGCTTAACCTCTACAACAACCAAATAAAAGATGTCACTCCTCTATCTGGACTTATCAATCTGACTAGGCTTATCCTCTTCTCTAACCAAATAACAGATATCACTCCTCTGTCTGGACTTACCAATCTAACTGAGCTTTCCCTCGACAACAACCAGATAATAGATGTCACTCCTCTATCTGGGCTTGCCAATCTGACAGAGCTTAACCTCTACAACAACCAAATAACAGAAGTCAGTCTGTCTGGACTTACCAATCTGACAGAGCTTTACCTCAGCAACAACCAAATAACAGAAGTCAATCTATCTGGACTTACCAATCTGAGGAGGCTTTACCTCAGCACCAACCAAATAATAGATATTAGTCCTCTATCTGGACTTACCAATCTAACTGAGCTTGACCTCAAGTATAACCAAATAAAAGATGTCAGTCCTCTGTCTGGACTTACCAATCTAACTGAGCTTGACCTCAAGTATAACCAAATAAAAGATGTCAGTCCTCTATCTGGACTTACCAATCTGACTGGGCTTTACCTCAGCAGTAACCAAATAAAAGATATCAGTCCTCTATCTGGACTTACCAATCTAACTTTGCTTTACCTCAGTGACAACAAAATAAAAGATATCAGTCCTCTATCTGGACTTATCAACCTGACTGGGCTTGACCTCGGCAGTAACAAAATAAAAGATATCAGTCCTCTATCTGGACTTATCAACCTGACTGGGCTTGACCTCAGCAGTAACAAAATAAAAGATATCAGTCCTCTATCTGGACTTACCAATCTGACTTGGTTTTCCCTCGACAACAACCAAATAACAGAAGTCAGTCTATCTGGACTTACCAATCTGACAGAGCTTTATCTCAGAAATAACCAAATAACAGATGTCAGTTCTCTATCTGAACTTACCAATCTAACTAGGCTTGTTCTCAACAACAACCAAATAACAGATGTCAGTCCTCTATCTGGACTTACCAATCTGACTGTGCTTAACCTCAGCAATAACCAAATAACAGATGTCAGTCTATCTGGACTTACCAATCTGACTGTGCTTAACCTCAGCAATAACCAAATAACAGATGTCAGTCCTCTATCTGGACTTACCAACCTGACTGGGCTTAACCTCATCTCTAACCAAATAACAGATGTCAGTATTCTATCTGGACTTACCAATCTGACTGTGCTTATCCTCAGCAACAATCAAATAAAAGATGTCAGTCCTCTATCTGGACTTACCAATCTGAGGAGGCTTTACCTCGGAGACAATCCCATACCACAGCAAACTTGTCCAGTCAGTCCCCCAGATGTTTGCGAATTCTGA
- a CDS encoding type II toxin-antitoxin system PemK/MazF family toxin codes for MSIQRGEIYFVNLNPVQGREQAGERPVLVLSIDAINRLPLVVTVIVGTKGENIQRDYPTNVRVSTADSGLPMETVFLCFQIRSLDSKRFPKQPAGLLSEEVMARVEATTRYCLGL; via the coding sequence GTGAGCATTCAACGCGGCGAAATTTATTTTGTTAATCTCAACCCAGTTCAAGGGAGAGAACAAGCCGGAGAACGTCCTGTGCTTGTCCTTTCAATTGATGCCATTAATCGTTTACCGCTAGTGGTAACGGTTATTGTCGGAACGAAAGGAGAAAATATCCAGCGCGATTACCCAACGAACGTGCGGGTTTCTACAGCCGACAGTGGTTTGCCCATGGAAACGGTGTTCTTATGTTTCCAAATTCGCTCCCTGGATTCCAAGCGCTTTCCTAAACAACCTGCGGGTTTACTTTCTGAAGAAGTTATGGCAAGGGTTGAAGCAACGACTCGCTATTGCTTAGGCTTATAA
- the mutS gene encoding DNA mismatch repair protein MutS: MDHRTVDRQQLTPMMQHFAELKDQYPNAVLLYRVGDFYETFFQDARRVAEELELVLTSKEAGKGVGRVPMTGVPHHSIERHATQLVEKGYAIVICDQVEDASIAAKEGRQVKREITRILTPGTLTEAGMLNAKRNNFLAAVVIAGNHWGLAYADISTGEFFTTQATDLELLVQELLRLHPSEVLIPTNAPDLGSMLRPGERSESLPDWFPSSFCYSLRPQTPFRSSEARQRLLERFKVRSLEGMGCEHLPLGVRAAGGLLEYLEETQKENYVALQHLRTYTLADYLILDYQSRRNLEITTTVRDNTFHGSLLWALDQTSTSMGGRALRRWLLQPLLDVKGIRARQDTIQELTENTGLREDLRQLLRGIYDLERLTGRASSGTANARDLVALADSLLKLPDLAELAAYGGSPYLKTLQTFPPELEQLGQSIRAHLVESPPLQIKEGNLIRPGVNDQLDEMRRMAEADQQWIANLEVSERDRTGITNLKVGYNKTFGYYISIARSKADQVPDEYIRKQTLTNEERYITPDLKERETRILTARDDLNRLEYEIFVGLRTQVGNYAQLIRNLSRAVAAIDVLSGLAEIAVRQGYCRPTMVEGREITIIDGRHPVVEKSLPIGFFVPNSAYLGWEESTSSSAEKTKTENHQRPDLIILTGPNASGKSCYLRQVGLIQIMAQTGSFVPATSATLGICDRIFTRVGAVDDLATGQSTFMVEMNETANILNHATNKSLVLLDEIGRGTATFDGLSIAWAVAEYLSLEIQARTIFATHYHELNELASILDNVANYQVTVKELPDEIIFLHQVQPGGADKSYGIEAGRLAGLPPAVIQRAKQVMGQIEKHSKIAMGLRKGIGKKAKDTETITPDTSVQQLDIFAE, translated from the coding sequence ATGGATCATCGGACGGTGGACCGCCAACAGTTAACGCCGATGATGCAGCATTTTGCGGAACTCAAAGACCAGTATCCGAATGCGGTACTGCTGTACCGGGTGGGCGACTTCTATGAAACCTTCTTCCAAGATGCGCGGCGAGTGGCTGAAGAATTGGAATTAGTCCTCACCAGTAAGGAGGCGGGGAAGGGTGTGGGACGAGTTCCGATGACAGGTGTCCCCCATCACTCGATTGAACGCCACGCCACTCAGTTAGTGGAAAAAGGTTATGCGATTGTTATTTGTGATCAGGTAGAAGACGCCTCCATCGCCGCCAAAGAAGGGCGTCAGGTGAAACGGGAAATCACGCGGATTCTTACCCCCGGTACGTTAACCGAAGCCGGGATGCTAAATGCGAAACGTAATAACTTCCTGGCGGCGGTGGTAATAGCGGGAAATCATTGGGGATTAGCCTATGCGGATATTTCCACGGGGGAGTTTTTTACCACTCAAGCCACGGATTTAGAGTTACTGGTACAGGAACTGTTGCGCTTGCACCCGTCAGAAGTGCTGATTCCCACCAACGCCCCGGATTTGGGGAGTATGTTGCGTCCAGGGGAACGTTCAGAGTCATTACCGGATTGGTTCCCTAGTTCCTTTTGTTATAGCCTGCGTCCGCAAACCCCCTTCCGTTCCTCAGAAGCTAGACAACGACTCTTGGAACGATTTAAAGTGCGATCGCTAGAAGGGATGGGTTGTGAACATTTACCTCTGGGAGTTAGGGCGGCGGGGGGATTATTGGAATATTTGGAAGAAACCCAAAAGGAAAATTATGTCGCTCTGCAACATTTACGCACTTATACTTTAGCCGATTATCTGATTCTCGATTACCAAAGCCGCCGCAATTTAGAAATTACCACCACGGTGCGGGATAATACGTTTCATGGTTCTCTTCTTTGGGCATTGGATCAAACCAGTACCTCCATGGGTGGACGGGCATTACGCCGTTGGTTATTGCAACCCTTACTCGATGTTAAAGGAATTCGGGCGCGACAGGATACGATTCAGGAGTTGACGGAAAATACCGGACTGCGGGAAGATTTACGTCAGTTATTACGGGGAATTTATGATTTAGAGCGATTAACTGGACGAGCTAGTTCTGGAACCGCAAATGCACGGGATTTGGTGGCGTTAGCGGATTCCCTGTTAAAGTTACCTGACTTAGCAGAATTGGCGGCGTATGGGGGTTCTCCCTATCTGAAAACCTTGCAAACCTTTCCCCCTGAATTAGAACAGTTAGGACAAAGCATTCGCGCCCATCTGGTGGAATCGCCGCCATTACAGATAAAGGAAGGCAATTTAATTCGTCCTGGGGTGAATGACCAACTGGATGAAATGCGTCGCATGGCGGAAGCAGATCAGCAATGGATTGCTAACTTAGAAGTCAGCGAACGCGATCGCACGGGTATTACCAATCTAAAAGTAGGATACAACAAAACCTTCGGCTATTACATCAGTATTGCTCGCTCTAAAGCCGACCAAGTTCCCGATGAGTACATCCGCAAGCAAACCCTAACCAACGAAGAACGCTACATTACTCCTGACTTAAAAGAACGCGAAACCCGGATTCTTACCGCACGGGATGATTTAAATCGCTTAGAATACGAGATTTTTGTCGGATTACGCACCCAAGTGGGGAATTATGCCCAGTTAATTCGCAACCTGTCCCGCGCTGTGGCGGCGATTGATGTTTTGTCGGGTTTAGCAGAAATTGCTGTACGCCAGGGGTATTGTCGCCCCACAATGGTAGAGGGGCGGGAAATTACGATTATTGATGGACGCCATCCTGTGGTGGAAAAGTCTCTGCCAATCGGGTTTTTTGTTCCCAATTCGGCGTATTTGGGATGGGAGGAGTCAACGTCATCATCTGCGGAAAAGACCAAGACAGAGAATCATCAACGTCCCGATTTAATTATCCTCACTGGACCCAATGCCAGTGGCAAAAGTTGCTATTTACGCCAAGTGGGATTAATTCAAATTATGGCGCAGACGGGGAGTTTTGTGCCAGCGACATCGGCGACATTGGGAATCTGCGATCGCATTTTTACTCGTGTCGGCGCGGTTGACGATTTAGCCACGGGTCAATCTACGTTTATGGTGGAGATGAATGAAACGGCAAATATCTTAAATCATGCCACCAATAAGTCCCTAGTTTTATTAGATGAAATTGGCAGAGGAACCGCCACGTTTGATGGGTTATCTATTGCTTGGGCGGTGGCGGAATATCTGTCTCTGGAAATTCAAGCACGGACGATTTTTGCTACCCATTACCACGAATTAAACGAATTGGCGTCTATTTTAGACAATGTTGCCAATTATCAGGTTACAGTGAAAGAATTGCCCGATGAAATTATCTTTTTACACCAAGTTCAACCGGGCGGGGCGGATAAATCTTATGGAATTGAAGCAGGGCGTCTGGCGGGTTTACCCCCGGCTGTGATTCAACGGGCAAAGCAGGTGATGGGGCAAATTGAAAAGCACAGTAAAATTGCCATGGGATTGCGGAAAGGTATTGGCAAGAAAGCCAAGGATACTGAAACGATTACGCCAGACACATCGGTACAGCAGTTAGATATTTTTGCCGAATGA
- a CDS encoding ABC transporter permease: protein MNSFIQLDPIDLVWGLGMMAIAIGLSSWQGLGLELSLAIATGRTVIQLLVVGFFLGVVFALDNPLAVLAVLLVMLTIAAITARNRIGKKIPRLFWVVFGSIFFCSALTLIYTNLLIIQPDTWYQPQYLIPLGGIVLGNAMNGSAIAGERLVSTITSSRLEIETHLSLGATPQQAVAGYRKDAIRAGLIPTLNQMMVVGIVTLPGIITGQLLSGIDPLNAASYQILIMFMIATTNLTTTILVTRGIYRQFFNAQAQLKLP, encoded by the coding sequence GTGAACTCATTTATTCAACTTGACCCCATTGATTTAGTTTGGGGATTGGGCATGATGGCAATCGCCATTGGTTTATCTAGTTGGCAGGGTTTAGGATTGGAGTTATCGTTAGCGATCGCGACAGGGCGAACGGTGATACAGCTTTTGGTGGTGGGGTTTTTTCTGGGAGTTGTCTTTGCCTTGGATAACCCCTTGGCAGTTTTAGCCGTTTTACTGGTAATGCTAACCATTGCAGCAATTACCGCCCGTAACCGGATTGGCAAAAAGATTCCCCGACTATTCTGGGTAGTATTCGGTTCGATTTTCTTCTGTAGTGCCTTAACGTTAATTTATACCAATCTACTGATTATTCAACCGGACACCTGGTATCAGCCCCAGTATCTAATTCCCTTGGGTGGTATTGTTTTGGGCAATGCCATGAATGGATCTGCGATCGCAGGTGAACGGTTGGTGAGTACAATTACCAGTAGTCGCTTAGAAATTGAAACCCACCTGAGTTTAGGTGCTACCCCGCAACAAGCCGTGGCGGGATACCGCAAAGATGCTATCCGCGCCGGATTGATTCCTACCCTAAATCAAATGATGGTGGTGGGGATTGTCACATTACCGGGAATCATTACAGGTCAACTTTTGAGTGGTATTGACCCATTAAATGCGGCATCTTACCAAATTTTAATCATGTTTATGATTGCGACAACTAACCTCACCACGACAATCTTGGTGACTCGGGGTATTTATCGTCAATTTTTCAACGCCCAAGCCCAGTTAAAACTTCCTTGA
- a CDS encoding DUF4112 domain-containing protein — MTHNSKTSTLRRLRRLSHLLDNAIPIPGTSWRFGLDPVLGLLPGAGDFLGTAFSAYIVLEAARIGIPRSLLGQMVINILLDTVIGSVPIVGDIADATWKANAKNIELLETYWDSPQPEKQTDWFFLVCLLLGLLIAVTIIATLSLLVIKGFLAVINF; from the coding sequence ATGACTCATAATTCCAAAACGTCTACTCTCCGGCGTCTGCGTCGGTTAAGCCATCTGCTCGACAATGCCATTCCCATTCCGGGAACATCATGGCGTTTCGGTCTAGATCCTGTGTTAGGTTTGTTACCCGGGGCAGGTGACTTTTTAGGCACAGCGTTCTCTGCCTATATTGTACTCGAAGCAGCACGGATAGGCATCCCGCGATCGCTATTAGGACAAATGGTTATTAATATTCTTTTGGATACAGTCATCGGTTCTGTTCCCATCGTGGGCGATATTGCTGATGCAACCTGGAAAGCAAATGCTAAAAATATCGAATTGCTGGAAACGTATTGGGATAGTCCTCAACCTGAAAAACAGACGGATTGGTTTTTTCTGGTCTGCCTTTTGCTAGGGTTACTTATAGCCGTAACCATTATCGCTACTCTTAGCTTGCTGGTCATCAAAGGATTTTTGGCAGTCATAAACTTTTAA
- a CDS encoding YihY/virulence factor BrkB family protein, whose product MLRPRLLRFLHFFRYLNLATLRITVSRALKHRLLSLSSQMAYNAMLALFPAILVIFTVIELFKQFFPWTNPADQLGEVAPEQAMELMRNFAEGINLTDNRGLFSLSFIMAIWVSSGALNAAMNALDQINQIPSEKTRPFWKAKLIAMGLTLGSVLLLFIASFILFISNWVVNLVEYKSIVVILLTLLRLLSWLIALSLVAIVFAIIYRFGISHWRQGTPILPGAVLAAVLWAIVSGVFRNYVASNFSNYHKIYGALGAVIVLQLWLYMTSLVVLLGDQLNLTVGEAMQAAKERSIEKPELKAISEISESKIQ is encoded by the coding sequence ATGCTACGTCCCCGTCTACTCCGTTTCTTACATTTTTTTCGTTATCTGAATCTGGCAACCCTGAGAATCACCGTCAGTCGTGCCTTAAAACATCGGCTCTTGAGTTTGTCGTCTCAGATGGCATATAACGCCATGTTAGCCCTGTTTCCCGCAATTTTGGTGATTTTCACCGTGATTGAGTTATTCAAACAATTTTTCCCTTGGACGAATCCAGCCGATCAACTCGGTGAAGTCGCGCCAGAGCAGGCGATGGAACTGATGCGTAATTTTGCCGAAGGAATTAACCTCACAGACAATCGCGGTTTATTTTCCTTAAGCTTTATTATGGCAATTTGGGTGTCTTCCGGGGCGCTGAATGCGGCGATGAATGCCCTTGACCAAATTAATCAAATTCCCTCCGAAAAAACTCGACCTTTTTGGAAAGCTAAGTTAATTGCTATGGGGTTAACCCTAGGTAGCGTTTTACTCCTCTTCATCGCCTCATTTATCTTGTTTATTAGTAACTGGGTGGTCAACTTGGTGGAATATAAAAGTATTGTCGTCATCTTGTTGACCCTCTTACGGCTTTTAAGTTGGTTGATTGCCTTAAGCTTAGTTGCGATCGTCTTTGCGATTATCTACCGCTTTGGCATCAGCCACTGGCGTCAGGGAACCCCGATTCTACCTGGAGCCGTTTTAGCTGCCGTATTATGGGCGATTGTATCTGGCGTGTTTCGGAATTACGTGGCGTCGAATTTCAGCAATTATCACAAAATTTATGGTGCTTTGGGGGCAGTGATTGTTTTACAGCTTTGGTTATACATGACATCTCTGGTAGTTTTATTAGGAGATCAACTTAATCTTACAGTAGGAGAGGCAATGCAAGCGGCTAAAGAGCGCTCAATTGAGAAACCTGAGTTAAAAGCAATATCTGAGATATCCGAATCCAAAATCCAATGA
- a CDS encoding pentapeptide repeat-containing protein, translating to MQHKILAMITLLTPLVFASSVKAENPLHVQQLLSTGACANCDLSGANLKGAHLIGADLREANLQGANLSHANLEGADLREANLAGANLTGAFVTNADMKEANLNRVDFTEATIYDANVYGASMQDMTISNADIFYTGIGVGGEGAEDVVPDWY from the coding sequence ATGCAACATAAGATTCTAGCAATGATAACCTTACTCACTCCCCTAGTGTTCGCTAGCTCCGTCAAAGCTGAAAATCCACTTCATGTGCAACAGTTATTATCCACTGGAGCCTGTGCAAACTGCGATCTATCGGGAGCTAATCTCAAAGGTGCCCATCTGATTGGCGCTGACTTGAGAGAGGCAAATCTGCAAGGTGCCAACCTGAGCCACGCGAACCTTGAAGGTGCTGATCTACGCGAGGCAAATTTGGCAGGGGCGAATTTGACAGGCGCGTTTGTCACCAACGCGGATATGAAAGAAGCGAATTTAAACCGGGTTGATTTTACAGAAGCCACGATTTACGATGCCAACGTCTATGGCGCATCAATGCAGGATATGACCATCAGTAATGCTGACATATTCTACACAGGCATCGGTGTAGGGGGTGAAGGAGCAGAAGACGTCGTTCCAGATTGGTATTAG
- the fmt gene encoding methionyl-tRNA formyltransferase, which yields MNVIFFGTPQFAVPTLERLINHSEFNVLGVVTQPDKRRGRGNKLSPSPIKTLALTHQLHVWQPKRVKKHTETLSQLKQAEADVFVVVAYGQILSQEILDMPRLGCVNVHGSLLPKYRGAAPIQWCLYQGETETGITTMLMDAGMDTGPMLLKAHTPIGLLDDAHQLAVRLSDLGADLLIETLLKLNQGDVQPIAQDNSQATYAPLIQKSDYAVDWSQSAIEIHNQIRGFIPNCVASFRDQSLKILATAPLGEAYFPQLPTDFKISEQQWLSVKEASGHPGEVVSIIKGMGPIIQTGEGLLLLREVKLAGKRAQSAWDFANGMRVAGGEILARGGD from the coding sequence ATGAACGTTATTTTCTTCGGTACGCCTCAATTCGCTGTACCTACTTTAGAACGCTTAATCAACCATTCAGAATTTAATGTTCTGGGTGTAGTAACTCAACCCGATAAACGTCGAGGGCGGGGAAATAAACTATCTCCTTCACCCATAAAAACCTTGGCGCTAACTCATCAACTGCACGTCTGGCAACCCAAACGGGTGAAAAAGCATACAGAAACCCTCAGCCAACTCAAACAAGCTGAGGCAGATGTATTTGTCGTTGTTGCTTATGGACAGATTCTGTCTCAAGAAATTCTCGATATGCCCAGACTTGGCTGTGTGAATGTCCATGGTTCACTGTTGCCGAAATACCGGGGAGCCGCCCCAATCCAGTGGTGTTTGTATCAGGGTGAAACTGAAACTGGCATCACTACCATGCTTATGGATGCTGGAATGGACACGGGACCGATGTTACTGAAGGCTCACACACCCATTGGGCTATTAGACGATGCCCATCAGTTAGCTGTAAGACTGTCAGATTTGGGGGCGGATTTGTTAATCGAAACGCTGCTGAAGCTAAACCAAGGGGATGTTCAACCCATCGCCCAGGATAATTCCCAAGCTACTTATGCACCTTTGATTCAAAAGTCGGATTATGCTGTCGATTGGTCACAATCTGCCATAGAAATACACAATCAAATCAGAGGATTTATACCGAATTGTGTCGCCTCATTTCGGGATCAATCCCTGAAAATCCTGGCAACTGCCCCTCTGGGAGAGGCTTACTTTCCCCAGTTACCTACAGATTTCAAGATTTCGGAGCAACAGTGGTTGTCTGTAAAGGAAGCCTCTGGGCATCCCGGAGAAGTGGTGAGTATTATTAAGGGAATGGGACCGATTATTCAAACAGGTGAAGGATTGTTGCTACTGCGCGAAGTTAAACTAGCTGGTAAACGCGCTCAGTCTGCTTGGGACTTTGCTAATGGTATGCGGGTAGCTGGGGGAGAGATTTTAGCAAGAGGAGGCGATTGA
- a CDS encoding OmpA family protein — translation MIQSANSADKTTSASVRSQRPWFLVFIFRVLLLGVSGGLALILGIVLATFYPRTNPEKPFFLKMASHFEEQMPVVSPHTTPTSIPEPTGSPPQLTPVQRQQVQAQLTQLQGQLRSLSEGVATLEVQLGSSRPNESLEARLQAIALQLEGVQPPPEEATSNGNNPNATVMAASSDSFGSSQTLKVTLPSDVLFEGNNSLLRPEAGLILDKIIADLRNYPSSTIRIAAHTDSQGEPEDNRELSFRRAKAVEQYFARALGDDYRWLVVGYGEIRPLVANDTDANQQRNRRIEISVE, via the coding sequence GTGATTCAATCCGCTAATTCAGCAGACAAAACGACTTCTGCCTCTGTGAGGTCTCAACGCCCTTGGTTTCTCGTTTTTATATTCCGAGTGCTATTATTGGGCGTCAGTGGCGGCTTAGCCCTAATTTTGGGCATTGTCCTTGCCACGTTCTATCCCAGAACCAATCCAGAAAAACCCTTTTTCCTCAAAATGGCAAGCCATTTTGAAGAGCAGATGCCAGTCGTTTCTCCCCATACTACCCCAACATCGATACCAGAACCGACAGGTTCGCCACCTCAACTTACTCCTGTACAGAGACAACAGGTGCAAGCCCAGCTTACCCAACTGCAAGGTCAACTGCGATCATTGAGTGAGGGAGTTGCCACCTTAGAAGTCCAACTGGGCAGTAGTCGCCCCAATGAATCCTTAGAAGCCCGATTGCAAGCGATCGCGCTGCAACTTGAAGGCGTTCAACCTCCCCCTGAAGAAGCAACATCCAATGGGAATAATCCGAATGCCACTGTAATGGCAGCTTCATCGGACTCATTCGGTTCTAGCCAAACCTTGAAGGTGACGTTACCGAGTGATGTTTTATTTGAGGGCAACAACAGCCTACTGCGTCCAGAAGCAGGCTTGATTTTAGACAAAATTATTGCAGATTTACGTAACTATCCGTCAAGTACCATCCGCATCGCCGCTCATACAGATAGCCAGGGTGAACCTGAGGACAATCGCGAACTGTCATTTCGTCGTGCTAAAGCTGTGGAGCAATATTTCGCTCGTGCTTTGGGGGATGACTACCGCTGGTTAGTTGTCGGTTATGGTGAAATTCGTCCCCTTGTGGCAAATGATACCGATGCGAATCAGCAACGCAATCGCCGAATTGAAATTTCTGTTGAGTAA